The DNA sequence ACCGGCAAATTACATTGTTTTCTTTTTATTGCACTTGATACTCAGGGCTGCCGTGATGATTTGCGGAGATGGCTTGCGGGCGTTGACTAAAATATCCTTTAATCGGCTTGTATCAGGTGCGCTGTTGAATACGGGGATATTTGTAAATTCTGACAGCTCCCTTATATGCAAAGGAGAGCTTGAGCATATACCCGATATGGCATCGGGCGTTAAATTGAATTTTTCCTTCAAGGTCCGCAGTCCGCCGATTGCCCCGAACGCGTCATTGGCGCAGAAAATCAGTCTGTGAATCCTCGACGTTACCTCCGGCGAACTGAGCAGCATTGCGGTCTCGCGCTGAATGACACCATCAGCAATCTCAACGACCCAGAAATTCTTGGGATTGTTTGCATACTTCAGGTCAAGCTGGTTGAAAATGCCTAACAGTTCCTCCCTTGTCGTCAGATATGTCGATGGATAACCCAGATGTGTGAAATCGGCATAGCGACTGGCGCCGGCGTCGTTCATATGAAGAATATCTTTAAGGCTGGCTGTCCCGGTAATCTTGGAGGCCCTTACATTGTAGCCGATGGCTGTCAATGCCCAGCAGCAGGCCGCCGCTGCCATACTTTTACCGCTGTTCATCGATGTCCCGCATACTAAAATCATTCGCGACCGAGGCTCTTTTTTTATCGTCTTTCTGGGCTTTATAAGGGGAAAATCCCGCGTGTTTAAAACATCGCCTTTTTCATCACAAACGTATCCTAAAAGTCTCACTTTTGTCGGGTCTTTTATCATCGAATTTTTGGTTTTGACGACGCCGACCACTCCCGAGCGGGCAATGAGGTCAACCTCCTCTGTCATCTCGCTAGGCACTAAACCCTCGTAGTAATCGGGGGCATACCTGTTTCCAAACACAAAAATTGCTTTTGTGCCGTCGTGAATCATATGTATGCGCCCCAAGGCGTTTTCCATGGACGAGTGCTGCCCGATACAGTTGATTATTCCGTAAACGAGGTCTCCTGCCTGCGGCGGCTTATCAAAAAGCCGGTAGTATTTGATTTGGCTTGGTTTTATCGTGAGCGCAGCGCTTGGGAAAATAAACCCTTTGCTTATTTTCTTAGTCGTTATTTTGCTCGTCGGTGATATTGTCAAAATTGTCATCTTGCTCCTCGCTGATTCGGCCGTAGTCTGAGTCTCGCTGGGGTTCTTCTCTGGCCAGAAGACCTTTTTCCGACAAACTCGCGCACTTTACGCAGTATCGAGCCCAAGGAATCGCTTTTAATCGAACCTTCGCGATGGGCCCTCCCTCACCCTCACAAATCCCGTATGTTTTGTTTTCAATCCGATCCAGCGCATCATGAATTTCTTGAAGGAGTTTCCGTTCACTGCCGACAAGCCCTAAAGTGTTTTCCAGCTCGAAAGTGTCACTTCCTGCGTCGGCCAGGTGAATGGGCATATTTGACAAGTCGCTTCTTTGTTTCCGCAGCGTCTCATCTTCCATATGAGTTACGTTGTTCAGTATTTCGTCTCGTTTTGCCAGCAGCAGTGCCTTGAATTTTTTTATTTCATCTGGTGTCAGATTGGTTTTGCTTTTTCGTTCTTTGCTCATAGCGGTTTCGCCGTCCAAAAGTGCGTTGTGTTATTTTTTTTATAGCGTAACTTTCAGATAAAAGTCATCGCACGGGAAATGTCCATAAACTCCTTACAAAAAACTTGTCTTGGCGGCCGAATATGCTCCGGGCCGTTGCAGCGTTGATGCTTTTTTCGCTAAAAGCGTCCAAAACAGCCTTTTTCAACTCTTTAAGGGTCATTTTGGCTCTTTTCTGCGACCTGCTTTTCCTGGGTTTTCTGTCCTGATTTTCATAGGTTTTGACTATTTAGTCAAAACAGGACAAATGGTCAAGGAAAAAAATTGACTTTCACTCGGAAATTATTATCGTTACTTCAGTTCAAACAAAGCTGGTGGCGGATGTTGTAATCGGCCAGCAGATTCCGACGTTTGGATTTAGTATCGGCAAGAGGAGCAATGTTTGGCAATTGTTTTTTTTTATCAACCATTTTTATAAAGTTAAATTAAAATAGAAGGAGTATTAAATGAACAACCCTGTTCCTACACAGATATTCCTGACCAAAGGAGTCGGACAGCATAAATACCAGTTGAAGTCCTTCGAGGTGGCGTTAAGACAAGCCGGCGTAGCACAGCAGAATTTAGTGCAGGTATCTTCAATTCTGCCGCCGAGGTGCAAGGTTATCAGTCTGGAGAACGGATTGAAAAAACTGATTCCGGGACAAATATCCTACTGCGTGCTGGCAAGGGCCGATACCGATGAGCACGGACGTTTAATAGCTTCTTCGATAGGAGTCGCACTGCCCAAAGATGAAGACCAGTGGGGATACCTCAGCGAGGTGCACGGCCACGGTAAGAACAGCCAGCAGGCCGGAGACCTCGCTGAAGACTTGGCAGCTGGTATGCTGGGAACAACTTTAGGACTGGAGCTTGACCCTGACCAGGCCTGGTCGGAAAAAGAACAGGCTTACAAATCCAGCGGCCTGTTTGTTAAAACCACCAATATTACACAGACCGCAAAAGGACAGGAAGGGCTGTGGACGACAACAGTGGCAATAGCAATGTTTTTGTTTGATTAAACACGTCGATAGGATTTACTATGAAAGAAGCGATTAACTTCGGGTTTCTGCCTGAAGAACATTCTAATCCGGAAAATGCAGGCATTGTTATTATTCCCGTCGCCTACGACGGAACAAGCACCTGGCTCAAAGGCGCAGACGAAGGGCCGGCGGCGATAATGGAAGCCTCTGCCAACATGGAGCTTTACGATATAGAGACCGATTCGGAGGTTTACAAAAAAGGCATATTTACCGAAGACATTATAGGCGGAGAAATCTCTACTAAGGAGATGGTTGAAGTAGCTACGGAAATAACAAAGTATTATCTCGAAAAAGGCAAGTTCACGGTGGTCATAGGCGGGGAGCACTCGGTCAGCATCGGCCCGATTAGAGCCTATGCGGAACAATATGATAACTTGACCATCTTGCAGCTGGATGCTCACTCCGATTTAAGAGAGGAATACAACGGCTCAAAATTTAACCACGCCTGCGTTATGGCCCGCGCCAAAGAGCTTTGCCCGGTTGTTCAGGTTGGTATCAGGAGTATGGATTACTCCGAAAAAAAATCTATGGATACGTCAAAGGTATTTTTTGCAAAGGACATATACGACAACACCGACTGGATTAAGAAAGTTATTTCCAAACTCTCCGATAATGTGTACATAACAATCGACCTCGACGTGTTCGATCCTTCCATAATGCCTTCCACCGGCACCCCTGAGCCGGGCGGATTATTATGGTATGATGTGCTTGCTTTATTGAAGGCAGTTGCCGGCAAGAAAAATATCGTCGGCTTCGATGTCGTCGAGTTATGCCCCGGCGAAGAGAACAAGGCCCCCGACTTCCTCGCCGCCAAGCTCATCTACAAGCTCCTAAGCTATAAGTTTGAATCTGGTAATAAATAAACTCTTCAACAGCAGGATTTTGTTTCTATAGAGATTTTATTGCGGCCCAGCGAAACTTGGCCGATGCGCTGCGGGGATTTGAGTGAATTTCTTCGAATTGCGGCACTATTGCCTCCTCAGCCGCCGTTTGGTATATGCCGTTTCTGACGCCATCGCGAAACGATTGCTTTACAAGGCGGTCTTCGCCGCTGTGAAAACTTATTATCCCGATTCGCCCGCCCGGACGCAGGCAGTATGGCGCAACTCTTAAAAGCTCCCTTAAACAGCCCAGCTCATCATTGACTAATATCCGCAGCGCCTGAAAGACCAGCGCAGCAGGATGCAGCGAATTGGATTTTGAGCTGCGGCGTTCCTGGCGCCAGATTTTCTTATCAATCCCCTTTGCGTCAAAAATCAAATCAACTAACTGTGAAGTCTGCGTAATCGCCTGCTCGGCTCGCTGCGTAATTATCTCATGGGCGATTTTCCGATGGTCAGGTTCATCCGCCAGCTTCAAAAATGCCTCGGACAAATCCTTTTCTGAAAGACTATTGAGCAAATCCACTCCGGTTCGCTTCAGCCGGTCGTCCATACGCATATCCAGCGGCCCATCGTTCTTATAGCTCATCCCACGCTCTGGATTGTCTATTTGCATACTCGAAACCCCAAGGTCGGCAAAGATAATGTCACAGCCGTCGAGATTTTCTTTTTTTAGCACCTTGCCTATCCCTGCAAAGTTGCTCCGATGGAAACTAACAGGCACGTTCTCTTTGCTTAGCCGGTTGCGGGTGCGCTCCAGTTCGGCGTTATCGACATCCAAGGCAATCAATTTCCCGCTTTGCCCTATGTGCTTGATAAACTCCGATGTATGCCCCCCGTAGCCGACGGTGCAGTCAACTATTACCTCGCCTCTCTTTGGCTTCAGGCACGCTATAACTTCTTTTGTCAGGATGGGAATATGACTGCCTGCCGGCGTCCTGCCTTTTGCTCGCAGATACTCCTTTATCTCCGGGTAGGCCGAGATGTTGTGCTCCTTGTATTTTTCCCCGAAGTTTTTAGGGTGAGTTCCGCTGTATCTCCGCCGCCGTTGATGCTTCTTCGGCGGCGGACCGCCATTACCGGTTTCGTTAAAACGCATTGTCCGTTATCCCTCTTTGCATTATTTTCTAATTGCGCAGGCATTATACGCAATTACAGCCAAATCCCAACAAGTTTGTCCTGCCGGCCTTGAGTGGGTGAGACTTATGAGATTGGGTTCGTTTGGGTTCGTTTTAAGTAGTTCATAGTTCGTTGTTCGTAGTTGTTAGTTGTTGTGAAAACTACAGTTACAATCATTTTAGGCATTTCGTAAATTGGGTTCGTTTTGCATAATTTATTCATTTTGATTGATTTTTCCCTTATAAATAGAAAATCTCCGCATCTGTCTAAGACAGGCAGAGAAAAAAGAAAAACAAATTGTAAGTATTAATTAGTTATTGGGAACCACTCATTAGTTATTCCTTTCAAGAGAGACTGCCTCTCTACAATTGGAAGAACATGCGCTATTGATGCGAAAATTCCAGCGTTTTTGGAGGCAATGAATTTGTAAGTAGTTATACGAAAAGGGATAGAAAAATTTTGAGAAAATGGATTTTTGTTCATAAACCCCTGCGCATTTGATTGATTTTTACCAATACCCTCCGGCGACACCGCGTAACTCAAAATCGCCCCTAATGAAAAGTCATTGATAGTACAGAGGACAATTGGTTAAATGGTGGATGGTAATTGGTAATTGCCAATCGGTAGTTTGGAGACATTTATTCGGTGCGTATAGCTTTAGGACAATTTAACGCGGTGGTTGGGGATTTGGCGGGAAACGCCGAGAAGATGCGCAGTATGTATGCCGAGGCTCTTGCCTCGAATGTGGATTTGCTTATCTTTCCGGAACTGGCTGTTTGCGGCTATCCGCCGGAGGATTTGCTGCATAAGAAGCATTTTTTAGAAGACTGCCATTCGGCTGTCGAAAAGCTGGCCGCCGACTGCCCGAAAGGGACCATAATAGTCGGCTTCGCGGATACATACGAAGGCGACTGTTACAATTCCGCCGCTATCCTGCAAAACGGGAAAGTGAGCAAAATTTATCGAAAGGTGCTGCTGCCGAATTACGGCATTTTCGATGAGCGAAGGTATTTCCGCGCCGGTACCGAGCCAATGGTAATCGAGGTTGCGGGACTAAATATTGCGGTCACCATTTGTGCGGACGTGTGGAACATTGATTGGCTGGCCGATTTCCTCGGTGATGCCGGTAAAATCCAAATTGTTCTAAACATCTCGGCATCACCTTTTTATATGGGCAAGACCGAACAGAGGCAGGCGATTCTCAGCCGGTGCGCAAAAGAATTTAATTGCGCTGCCTGTTACTGCAACCTTGTCGGCGGTCAGGATGAAATAGTTTTTGACGGCCGGAGTATGTTCGCCGATTCGAGCGGCAAAATTGTTGCCTGCGCTAAGGCATTCGATGAGGATTTGCTGATTGTAGATGTCACCGCCGCTGGTAAAGCTGTGCAGGTGAAGCCCCAAACGGCCCCCTCGCCTCAGCCGGCTGATTCGATTGATGAGATTTACCGTGCGCTTGTGCTCGGGGTAAGAGATTATACCCGCAAGAACGATTTTGCGAAGGTCCTGCTGGGCCTTAGCGGAGGAGTAGATTCTTCCGTTACCGCTGCTATTGCCGCAGCCGCGCTTGGCGCTGAAAATGTTGTCGGCATTACGATGCCGTCGGAATTCAACAGCCTCGAGACAATAGCTGATGCCGGGAAAGTTGCGAAAAATCTGGGCATCGAGCTTCTGAACATTCCTATTGGGCCGGCGCTGGCACAGTTTGACTTGGCATTAAAACAGGCCCCCGGCTGGGACAGCAAAGGCATTGCTTATGAGAATCTGCAGGCCAGAATCCGCGGCAGTATCCTGATGTCGCTTAGCAACAGCACCGGCTCATTGGTGCTGACGAGCGGCAACAAAAGCGAAACAGCGGTCGGCTATGCCACTTTATATGGTGACACAGCAGGGGGCTTCGCGGTAATAAAAGACGTGCCGAAAACTTTTGTTTACAAGCTGGCCGACCATATAAACAAAATAGCAGGCCAGCAGGTAATACCAGCCAGCATAATAACCAGGATTCCGAGCGCCGAGCTGAGGCCGGGGCAAAAGGACAGCGATAGTCTGCCTGATTATGATTTGCTCGATAAGATCCTCAAAGGGTACGTGGAAGAAGATAAGTCCGCTGGCGAACTTATCAAAGGAGGGCTACCGGCCAAGGACGTGCACAGAGTTATTCGTATGGTTGACCGGAACGAATACAAGAGGAGACAATCGCCGCCGGGGGTAAAAATTACGCCAAAGGCCTTTGGTAAAGACAGAAGACTGCCGATTACGAATCGTTACAGCTGCTGTGATGATGCAATGTAGCTATTCAATCCCCATTTTTTTCTACGACGGTTACCACGCCTTTTTTGGAATGGTTATAAATCAAATGAAGATTGCGGATGTATATTAGGGTATTTAGTGAAAAGCCCAGCATGAATATGGGATTTTTTATGTGGATGGAGTAACTAAGCAGGATGAGACTGCCTACTAGCGATACGAACCAGAAAGAGGTCGGCACGTGGGATTTTTTTTTGTATTCGCTGACTATCCACTGAAGTACAAATCTTCCGCCGAACACCACTTGTCCTACCAGGGCCACGGACGCCCAAACGGGGTCGCCCACGATTTGCTCGGCTATCGCGCTTTTCAAAAATTCAATTACTGAATGTAACATAACTTTTCTCCAGTTTTTAATAAGTTACCAGTTACATCATAAACCAATCTCTGGTAAAATTAAAGAACCAGATGGGTTTTAATTGATATATTGATGATTGATAATTGTAAATGGCTTTAATTCGTCGACCAAAGCTGACTATAATCTCGCTGCTGCTTTATTGGCCAGGTATTTTTATCCTCGCACATATACCTATTCCGCAAGTGGTTTACAGGGCCGGCGTGTCCGACAAAAGCCTTCATTTTCTTGTATATCTTATTCTTGTATTTCTACTGTGGTTCGCAATCAGTCCCGACAAAAAAGTGAACTGGCGCAGAGCTGCTGTTTGGTGGGTGCTTTTTGTGGTGGTTTGGTATGGGGTTGTCGACGAGGTGCTTCAGAAGTATGTCGGACGCAGTTGTGACGTTATGGATTTTATAGCAGATTTGACGGGCACACTTGCGGGACTGGTCTTGTTTTCATTTTTCACTTTTTGGCCGGTGGCACTTGTAGTAGCGGGCACTACTATCTTTACTGTAACGAATTTTACACGGGCGAATCTGGCTGACCTGGTTCCGATTACAAATGCGATGTTTAATCTTTTTGGCTACGGATTTTTTACTATGCTGTGGATTCAAAATATATCTATTTTCCTGCGGATGAAAGCTCCGAAGTTTAAATGGATAATAACAGCGTTAGCCCTGCCCTTATGTTTTTTATTAACGGTGAGATTATTTTCTGTAATTTTCGGCAAGGATTTCGGGGTGAAAGATATAATCGTCGCTGTCGCAGGGATAACAGCAGTTGTTGCCACAACTTATCTAATTGCTTTATGCCGTAAAGGGGTTTCGCGGGCGGCTTAGCCAGAACGACTTTGGCGGTTTTTGAAAGGTTTGTAGAGGGGGTCGCCTATTAAAACCATTTGCCAGGAATTAAAGGGGTTTGTGCGATAGTATGCCTCGACAAGACAGCGGCCATTGAATAGCTCCTGGAAAAAATCTTTTGGCGGCGGAAATGTATGAAGATACGGCTCGGCCACCGGTCCGAGCGTGACGGTTGCTCCGTCTTTGAGCATAGCCGGGCACCATTGGCTGCTGTTCGGGTCGCGAAGGTCAACAGCTTCCCAACTCGAAACGTGATACCCTATGGCGCCAGGAACGAAGTCGAAAGCGTCAACATACTTGCCCAGGCTATACCAGCCGCAATAAATGGCCGTCTGCGGACATGAATTTGGTTCGAAAAGTTTTTCTGTTCGCTCCTCTTCAACGGTCATTCCTGTTTGCAGTCTTGTAAGTGCTGCTAAATCCCGCAAAGATTGGTCAAAATGGCCGTACGAATAAGGATTTTTGTTATCTTTCCTGCCCCGTGAATCGATGTAAACAATGCCTCTTAAGCCGGTTTTTTCTGCCATTATTGCTTTATCGATAAGGCCTTTTGCAATCTCGAAACTCGGCCCATCAAGGCGGGAAACCATAAGCGTGTTAGTATAAAGACCAAGCGAATTATCCTTTAGTCTGTTAGGCTGCCAGCGATACAGTTCGTAATCGCTGAACAGAACCATTGACAACTCACTATCCACTGACGCATCTGTTTCTTTGCCGATGATATGGTCAATTTCTACTTGCAACTGAGCCAGTTTGAGTTTGGCATCTTTCATCTTCTTGGGAGTGTCGACTGTGCCATTGTGCTTTAATTGTTCAATCCTGGTTTTTTCCTGCTCAGCCAGATTTTTCAATTGCGTTAGATTATCCTGCTGGTTCTTTAACTGCCCGCGTTTTCCTACCTTTATTGGCACGCCGTAGGTTGTCAGGAGGCATTTGATTTTAATGGCAAAGTCAAAGTCAGCTAATTTTTTGCAAATAGGCTCAACAAGCTGTTTTTTATAATTATTTCTGTCGATTGTGTCGTTAAGGGATGCTCCTAAAGGCAAGGTGAGAATATTTTCTGCCGGTACGCCTCGTTTTGCGCAGTAATATTGGGCAAGCTGTACAGATGCTTCAATGTCGCTGTTTGCTATTACCAGAATCTCATCCGGCTCAAGCGCAAAAGCCGAAGCACTGCACAGGATATAAACCAAAAACCATCCCGTGATTAGCTTGCGCAGGATGGTTTTCATTTGCTGTGTCAGATATCCTAACATCGGTTTATTTTTTATTCTGCTCTCCTCTTGTAAATTCCGCCTGTGAATATTTTTTTTCGTATATATTCTTTCGACTAAACACCTGTGCGGCAGTTGTGAGAATTATCTTTAAGTCGAGCCATAGACCGGCTGTTTCAACATACTTTACATCAAGCTCAAGTTTTTCTTCACGTGTAAGTTCACCCCTGCCGGAAATCTGCGCCAAGCCTGTCAGTCCTGGTTTGACAAGCAGCCGTTTTTTTTGCCTTTCGTTCCACTCGGCCATCTGTGAAACATACAGCGGTCGAGGTCCAACAATACTCATATCTCCTTTTAATACGTTGAACAATTGAGGCAGTTCATCAAGTGAATATTCGCGAAGGAGTTTTCCTGTTTTTGTCAGGCGTGGGTCATCGCCTGCCTTTGGACTTGGCCCAAACGAGTCGGCATCAACTCTCATCGTGCGAAACTTGTAGAATATAAACGGCTTGCCATTTTTGCCTGCTCTTTCCTGTTTAAAAACAACGGGTCCACGGCTATTCAGTTTTATAGCTATTGCTATAACAGCGAAAACCGGCAACAGTAATACTATCGCCGGCAGAGAAATTGATATATCAAGAACCTGTTTAAAAACTTTCTTCATTAATTCACTTTGTATCTGCTTTAGCATCACAAATATTGCTGATAGCCTTGCGATACTCAAATCAACCTGACAGGCCCAAAAACACTAATCTTTCAATGTCGGATTTATGTGTTATTAATAAACAGGGCTGTTATGCCTTTATGCCTTATCAATTGGCGGCAGGCCCAATTTGTCTAATGCGCGCTGGATTTTTATCTTTGAAATACCGCAGGTGTCTCCTAATCGTTTCAGTGCTTCTTCCCTGGTTATTTGCCCATCGCGAATCAGGTTGCTTAGCATCGCCTCTGCATATGTTGCACCGGTCGTTTTCTGGAACATATAATTTTTTATATCAGCAAAGTCGCAATCGGCCTTCCAGGTACCGAGGCTGCCAGGCGGAGGCTGCCATCCAAGTTTCGATTGAATTGTTTCGATACACTCGGCTTCATTCCATTCAGCGTTAAAAAAGTAATCCACACAATATATGTCATGGTAACGAAGGCGTAAATAGGGAGTGTGGAGGGTAATGTATAGCAAGGAAACCTTGACGGAAATAGGCAAGTATCTGATAACAGAAGGGCATTTGGAGAGCAAAGATAATCCCTTTTTGAAAGTTTGCAGCATCTTTAGTAATTGATTCCTAAAGGAATGAGCCTTATCTGTCAGGTCTTCATCACGAAAAGCAGGCAGGATTTGGAGCTCTTCATATCTGTTGCCGCCGCAGACAATGGATTTGATATTATGCGCCTTTGCGATTCGAAAAACTTCCCTATTCACTAATTTGCAGACTACGCAGGTAAGATTAGCTATCTCCGGCAGCGGTTTTTTCTGCCATAAAAGAAAATACTTCTTAGCTACTTTTAAGTGGAGATCCCAAGGAAGTTTGATTTCTACCAGCTTCACGTTTAATTGTTTGACAATTCTTCTGACATTTTCTTCAATCACATCTGGGGTAAATGGCGTTCGATAGTAAGTTGCGAGAACTCTCAACTTGTGCTTCTGTGTTAAGAGGTACATCAGATAGGAGCTGTCTCGCCCGCCGCTTAGACCGACAAGACAATCAAAATCGCTTCCTCGTCCTCGGGCTCGTATATTTTCGATGATTTTATTGAGTTCATCTTCGGACGGCTCTGTTTCGCCACTTTTTTGAGCAGATTGTTTGGCGGCAGTGCATACATTGCATACGCCATCTTTGGAAAAAGTAATAGACTTCAAAGATTGTGGAAGCACGCAAAGGGTGCACCTGTTGCTTTTTCCAAAAAACTGGTTCTCAGAAAAAATATTGGAAGGTTGCTTGAGATTGGATTCAGAGCACATGATATTTTTCCTTAAATAGGGATATTCTCAAAGAGTTCTCAACCGCAGACAAAAATCTTTTTTAGCCACGCAGATATTACTGCGTACGTTGTTATTGTCACTTTGTGCGACAGTCTACAGCCTACGTTTTTCGATACGCCGGAGGTTGGCCTGTAATTCCTCTGCGAGGGTTAGGAAACTTGAATGGTATCGTTATAATTGCCCATATTGACCCGAGGCCATAAGCTAAATGCAACACGACAAATGACCACAAAACAAGAATGGCGGATGTTTTTGTCTGCCTGGCGATTTGAATTGTAACTACAGAAGCAGTGGAAAGATACAACATGATGTATCCGAGCAGTATCCAGCCAAGAAACCGCACCCAAAAGGCTCCTATAGCAAAAGTGATCAGGCCTGAAACAAAAAACATAGGTATTAGATGTCGCAGATTGAATCCTGAGCCGGAGAGCCAGATGGTGTAGGGGATCCATAAACCATTATTAAAAGCCTGCTGCCAAAGCCCCATATAAGTGGAACGATTGTAATACTTCAGTTTAATTTCGGGGGAGATAATAGTTTTGCCGCCAGCCTTAAGCAGGCGTTTGTTAAGTTCAAGGTCCTGATTGCGTACCAGTCTTTCATCATAAAGACCGATTTTTTCAAACACTTCTCTGCGATACATTCCGAACGGAACAATATCAACTTCCTGTTCGGGTCCTCCGGTTCTAAACGCAGAATTTCCCACCCCAAATCGACAACTGGTGGCCGCGGCGATAGCCGTACCAACCGCCGTATTTTCAGCAGGACGTGTAATCATATAGCCGCCAACCTGGTCTGCTCCAGTACGTTGAGCCACCTCAAGACATTTATCAATATAATCTGGTGCATATTCAGCGTGACAGCTAACGACCATTATGAAATCACCTTTTGCCTGTTTTACCCCAAGATTCATAGCAACAGGAGTAATCTTTGCGGTATTTGTTATTAATTTGATTCTATTGTCACGAGTTGAATGCTCCTTAATTATCTCAACAGTTCTGTCGGTGCTCATACCGTCGACACACAAAACTTCATGATCTTTTTTGTTTCCCGTCTGGGCGAGAAAAGAGTCGAGACACTTACCGATGAATTTCTCTTCGTTCCGTGTAGGGATAATGATAGATACAAGCATCAGCTTATAACCTCACCCTGTTTTGCCGCGATTAACAAAACGGCTTTGAGACGGTCGGCTAATTTATCTCGGTCAAACAGCTCCTCGGCGATTAGTCGGGCATTCTGTCCCATTTCAGCTAATCTATTTCTATATGATTTAAGATACAACACCTTCTCAACAAATTCATCCACATCACAAAGTTTACATCCGAATCCAGCCTGGTGTTTTTCAATCAGCTCTCTCTGCCAGCCTGAATAGTTCAGGAGCAGCGGCTTACCTGCTGATAGACCATCGTAAAATTTATTAAGCGAGGCGTGCCTTTCTATAATAGGGAATTTCCCAATCACAGCCATAATGACGTCCGCTGCCGCTATAATCGGAGGGAGCTGCTGTTTCGGCACAGAAGGTAAAATTTCCACATTTTTCAAACCAAGCTTTTGGACACTGTCTTGCAGGGCACCTTTTCTAAAGCCGTCTCCTACCAATACAAACAGAATGTCCTGATAACCTCTAAGTTTGTCGGCAGCCTCAATGATAAATTCGAGGCCAGTAATCTTCCCCATTGCGCCGGCATGTAGCAGTACAAGTTTATCCACCCAACCTTTTTGATGCCGAATTGCGCTGCCATCGATATCGGGTCGGAACAGTTCTGCGTCACAACTGTTCGGAATCACTGTTATGCTTTTGTTTTGAGTTAGTATATTCCTTATATCTTCGGCCATAGGCACTGATAAAGCCACAATCGCCGAGCTTTGTTTGTATATGGTCTTTTCAAGCCATAGAAGAATCTTTATGAGAACCCTGTTCTTGATTATGCCCATTTCTATTGGTGTCTCCGGCCACTGGTCACGAACTTCAAAAACAAAGGGGACACGTTTCAGACATTTTAGCGCTATAGCGGGAATTCCCACTGTCAGCGGAGTACTCGTTACGTATATTACGTCTATTTTTTTAATTCTCAGGCCCGTGTAAATACTGAAAAAACAAAAGGACAGAAATGATATTATTCTCCGAAAATACGATTGCTTATTGCTGTACTTGGTTCCAACAACGACCACATTTATTCCTTCTATAGTTTGTTTTTGTAAGATTCCCTTCCCCATCTCTAAACCGCCTATATCATAATACCCGGTTATGACTGTAACTTTATGCCCGGCTTTAACCCATCGCTTGGCAAATTCATATGAACGGGTACCAGTGGCGCCAAAAGGTGTTGCAAAATACTGGTGAATATAGAGTATGTGCATATACTATTTTTTCTCTAACTCCCGGATAGCTTCTCTGTAACTTATAAATTCAAATCTGCTGCTTTTCAAATAGTCAACTATCCAAACATACCAATCTTTCCAACTTTTGAAGCTGTTATTAAAATATCTGTCGTGAAATAAAACGGTGAAGTACTTTATGCCTTTTGTATAGGCCTCTTCTGTAATTCTTTTTGTTTTATCT is a window from the Phycisphaerae bacterium genome containing:
- a CDS encoding TraR/DksA C4-type zinc finger protein; translated protein: MSKERKSKTNLTPDEIKKFKALLLAKRDEILNNVTHMEDETLRKQRSDLSNMPIHLADAGSDTFELENTLGLVGSERKLLQEIHDALDRIENKTYGICEGEGGPIAKVRLKAIPWARYCVKCASLSEKGLLAREEPQRDSDYGRISEEQDDNFDNITDEQNND
- a CDS encoding arginine decarboxylase, pyruvoyl-dependent, producing the protein MNNPVPTQIFLTKGVGQHKYQLKSFEVALRQAGVAQQNLVQVSSILPPRCKVISLENGLKKLIPGQISYCVLARADTDEHGRLIASSIGVALPKDEDQWGYLSEVHGHGKNSQQAGDLAEDLAAGMLGTTLGLELDPDQAWSEKEQAYKSSGLFVKTTNITQTAKGQEGLWTTTVAIAMFLFD
- the speB gene encoding agmatinase produces the protein MKEAINFGFLPEEHSNPENAGIVIIPVAYDGTSTWLKGADEGPAAIMEASANMELYDIETDSEVYKKGIFTEDIIGGEISTKEMVEVATEITKYYLEKGKFTVVIGGEHSVSIGPIRAYAEQYDNLTILQLDAHSDLREEYNGSKFNHACVMARAKELCPVVQVGIRSMDYSEKKSMDTSKVFFAKDIYDNTDWIKKVISKLSDNVYITIDLDVFDPSIMPSTGTPEPGGLLWYDVLALLKAVAGKKNIVGFDVVELCPGEENKAPDFLAAKLIYKLLSYKFESGNK
- the rsmH gene encoding 16S rRNA (cytosine(1402)-N(4))-methyltransferase RsmH; translation: MRFNETGNGGPPPKKHQRRRRYSGTHPKNFGEKYKEHNISAYPEIKEYLRAKGRTPAGSHIPILTKEVIACLKPKRGEVIVDCTVGYGGHTSEFIKHIGQSGKLIALDVDNAELERTRNRLSKENVPVSFHRSNFAGIGKVLKKENLDGCDIIFADLGVSSMQIDNPERGMSYKNDGPLDMRMDDRLKRTGVDLLNSLSEKDLSEAFLKLADEPDHRKIAHEIITQRAEQAITQTSQLVDLIFDAKGIDKKIWRQERRSSKSNSLHPAALVFQALRILVNDELGCLRELLRVAPYCLRPGGRIGIISFHSGEDRLVKQSFRDGVRNGIYQTAAEEAIVPQFEEIHSNPRSASAKFRWAAIKSL
- a CDS encoding NAD+ synthase, whose protein sequence is MRIALGQFNAVVGDLAGNAEKMRSMYAEALASNVDLLIFPELAVCGYPPEDLLHKKHFLEDCHSAVEKLAADCPKGTIIVGFADTYEGDCYNSAAILQNGKVSKIYRKVLLPNYGIFDERRYFRAGTEPMVIEVAGLNIAVTICADVWNIDWLADFLGDAGKIQIVLNISASPFYMGKTEQRQAILSRCAKEFNCAACYCNLVGGQDEIVFDGRSMFADSSGKIVACAKAFDEDLLIVDVTAAGKAVQVKPQTAPSPQPADSIDEIYRALVLGVRDYTRKNDFAKVLLGLSGGVDSSVTAAIAAAALGAENVVGITMPSEFNSLETIADAGKVAKNLGIELLNIPIGPALAQFDLALKQAPGWDSKGIAYENLQARIRGSILMSLSNSTGSLVLTSGNKSETAVGYATLYGDTAGGFAVIKDVPKTFVYKLADHINKIAGQQVIPASIITRIPSAELRPGQKDSDSLPDYDLLDKILKGYVEEDKSAGELIKGGLPAKDVHRVIRMVDRNEYKRRQSPPGVKITPKAFGKDRRLPITNRYSCCDDAM
- a CDS encoding lipid-A-disaccharide synthase N-terminal domain-containing protein, which translates into the protein MLHSVIEFLKSAIAEQIVGDPVWASVALVGQVVFGGRFVLQWIVSEYKKKSHVPTSFWFVSLVGSLILLSYSIHIKNPIFMLGFSLNTLIYIRNLHLIYNHSKKGVVTVVEKNGD